In Pseudomonas deceptionensis, a single window of DNA contains:
- a CDS encoding thioesterase domain-containing protein — MNRDSRHLESVLHHDIPLTREMGLKVLSWQGRQLRLQLPLEANINHKSTMFGGSLYCGAVLAGWGWLHLSLREAGIDDGHIVIQEGHISYPLPVTQDAIVLCDAPDDVAWNKFLAMYKRHGRARITLDTRVINVDGADDAVRFSGQYVLHR, encoded by the coding sequence ATGAACCGCGACAGTCGTCATCTGGAATCCGTCCTGCATCACGACATTCCGCTCACCCGTGAAATGGGCCTCAAGGTGCTGAGCTGGCAAGGCCGGCAATTGCGCCTGCAGCTGCCGCTTGAGGCCAATATCAACCACAAGAGCACCATGTTTGGCGGCAGCCTGTACTGCGGCGCGGTGCTGGCGGGTTGGGGCTGGCTGCACTTGAGCCTGCGCGAAGCGGGGATTGATGACGGGCATATCGTGATTCAGGAAGGCCACATCAGCTACCCGCTGCCCGTGACCCAGGACGCCATCGTGCTGTGCGATGCGCCTGATGATGTGGCCTGGAACAAGTTTTTGGCTATGTACAAACGCCACGGCCGCGCACGGATAACCCTCGACACACGGGTGATCAATGTTGACGGCGCAGATGATGCGGTGCGGTTTAGCGGGCAGTACGTGTTGCATCGCTAG
- the cysQ gene encoding 3'(2'),5'-bisphosphate nucleotidase CysQ: protein MSGLPHPLLEGVITLAHAAGAAILPFWRADTEVITKADDSPVTAADLAAHHVLLEGLTALDPSIPVLSEEDANIPQGVRAGWTRWWLVDPLDGTKEFISGSEEFTVNIALIEQGRVVFGVVSMPTSGRCYYGGAGLGAWRADAGDVVPISVRNTPPEGEALTVVASRRHSSPEQERLLAGLSEHLGELQLTSVGSSLKFCLLAEGAADCYPRLAPTSQWDTAAAQGVLEGAGGVVLQLDGEPFSYPARESLLNDSFLALPAKAPWREKLLNLAKA, encoded by the coding sequence GTGAGTGGTTTGCCGCATCCGTTGCTTGAGGGCGTCATCACCCTGGCCCATGCCGCTGGCGCCGCCATTTTGCCGTTCTGGCGTGCGGATACTGAAGTTATCACCAAGGCTGATGACTCGCCGGTAACGGCCGCTGATCTGGCGGCGCACCACGTGCTGCTGGAGGGTCTGACGGCGCTGGACCCGAGCATCCCGGTGCTGTCGGAAGAAGACGCCAACATCCCCCAAGGCGTACGTGCCGGGTGGACGCGCTGGTGGCTGGTCGACCCGCTGGATGGCACCAAGGAATTTATCTCGGGCAGTGAAGAGTTCACCGTCAACATTGCGCTGATCGAGCAAGGCCGCGTGGTGTTTGGTGTGGTTTCCATGCCCACCAGCGGTCGTTGCTACTACGGTGGCGCGGGCCTGGGTGCATGGCGGGCGGATGCCGGTGACGTTGTGCCCATCAGCGTGCGCAACACACCGCCTGAAGGTGAAGCGTTGACCGTGGTCGCCAGCCGTCGCCATTCCAGCCCCGAGCAAGAGCGTTTGCTGGCCGGGCTGAGTGAGCATCTGGGGGAGTTGCAACTGACCAGCGTGGGCAGCTCGTTGAAATTCTGTCTGCTGGCTGAGGGCGCTGCCGACTGTTACCCGCGGCTGGCGCCGACTTCGCAGTGGGACACGGCAGCGGCTCAAGGCGTGCTGGAAGGCGCAGGGGGTGTGGTGCTGCAACTGGATGGCGAGCCGTTCAGTTACCCGGCCCGTGAGTCGTTGCTCAATGACTCGTTTTTGGCGTTGCCTGCCAAGGCACCGTGGCGTGAAAAATTGCTGAATTTGGCAAAAGCCTGA
- the nudE gene encoding ADP compounds hydrolase NudE, with translation MRQKPTVLAREIVASSRLFRVEEVQLRFSNGVERTYERLVGRGNGYGAVMIVAMIDAEHAILVEEYCGGTDEYEVSLPKGLIEPGEDVLAAAERELKEEAGYGARQLEHLTELSLSPGYMSQKIQVVLATDLYEERLEGDEPEPMRVERVNLRELSSLVLNPQFSEGRALAALYLARDLLTQRGVFQP, from the coding sequence ATGCGCCAAAAACCCACCGTACTTGCCCGTGAAATTGTTGCCAGTAGCCGATTGTTTCGGGTCGAAGAAGTGCAGCTGCGCTTTTCCAATGGCGTTGAGCGTACTTACGAACGGTTGGTGGGGCGCGGTAATGGCTATGGCGCGGTCATGATTGTGGCCATGATCGATGCCGAGCACGCGATTCTGGTTGAAGAGTATTGCGGTGGTACCGATGAATATGAAGTGTCGTTGCCCAAAGGCCTGATCGAGCCGGGTGAGGATGTACTGGCGGCCGCTGAGCGGGAGTTGAAGGAAGAGGCCGGCTACGGCGCCCGTCAGCTGGAGCATTTGACCGAGCTGTCACTGTCCCCGGGTTATATGAGCCAAAAAATCCAGGTGGTACTGGCTACCGATCTGTATGAAGAGCGTCTGGAAGGCGACGAGCCCGAGCCGATGCGCGTTGAACGCGTCAATCTGCGTGAATTGTCGAGCCTGGTGCTCAACCCGCAATTCAGCGAAGGCCGTGCTTTGGCTGCGCTGTACCTGGCCCGCGACCTGTTGACCCAGCGCGGAGTGTTCCAGCCGTGA